In Bactrocera oleae isolate idBacOlea1 chromosome 3, idBacOlea1, whole genome shotgun sequence, a genomic segment contains:
- the bsh gene encoding brain-specific homeobox protein, giving the protein MSIQVSERVTASPPHSLVAAANSAGTVSHSSVGGSGNKQQCSTIVTAKTPFSIEHILCHNLNNNNNNNNGNNHNNNSKVKTAIGKCAKNNCDSEKLRQQQPSQQQQQHHQKHSPIHALDDNEEYTRIVAQQRFKPSERANLSGALIAPSSISSASSASLSSPTILTNATHGNQGNINNTTAPMPTHQISPPTSNYLPQAAQQVSTAPPPPPPSLPPPPPQHPHPASVLYPSAAYSDHGFLQMTLGYLSPSSGAYKSVDPYFLSQASLFGGGHLFGGAGCVPELALGLGMGVNALRHCRRRKARTVFSDPQLSGLEKRFEAQRYLSTPERVELATALGLSETQVKTWFQNRRMKHKKQLRRRDNTNEPVDFSRSEGSGSSSSHSAKSSNNATLTNASSHTTNNNNHMQQSGSSNSSNNGADNINGVEKAFAAQAYAREQQQQQQRAAHPQQSILPHAQTLPTHLQLRANSNTCNNGSDSLDDGTHSQLLHGGHNVASHQQHLQMLRNISGGQLENAMGFLQHDYSTDDYSDVDDDEEEDDDGSDVDIVGDAKLYHLT; this is encoded by the exons ATGTCCATACAAGTTAGTGAACGCGTGACAGCCTCGCCGCCGCATTCGCTTGTAGCCGCCGCAAATAGTGCAGGTACCGTTAGTCATAGCAGCGTCGGCGGCAGTGGCAATAAACAGCAATGCAGTACAATTGTTACCGCAAAGACACCGTTCTCTATCGAACATATTTTGTGTCAcaatttaaacaacaacaacaataataataatggtaataaccacaacaacaatagcaaagtgAAAACTGCAATTGGAAAGTGTGCCAAAAATAATTGTGATAGTGAGAAATTGCGACAGCAACAACcgtcgcaacaacaacaacaacaccatcaGAAACATTCACCCATACATGCATTGGATGACAACGAAGAATATACACGAATTGTGGCGCAACAACG CTTCAAACCGAGCGAACGTGCAAATTTGTCTGGCGCTTTGATCGCACCCTCTTCAATATCATCCGCTTCGTCCGCCTCACTGTCATCGCCAACCATACTAACTAATGCAACACATGGAAACCAAGGCAACATCAACAACACAACAGCCCCGATGCCAACACATCAAATTAGTCCACCGACAAGCAACTATTTACCGCAAGCAGCACAACAAGTGTCCACAGCACCGCCACCGCCACCTCCATCACTACCGCCGCCACCGCCACAACATCCACATCCAGCTTCGGTATTGTACCCAAGTGCGGCATACAGTGACCATGGTTTCTTGCAGATGACGCTGGGCTACTTGTCACCCTCGTCGGGTGCCTACAAATCAGTGGACCCTTATTTTCTATCGCAGG CAAGCCTCTTCGGTGGTGGACACCTCTTTGGCGGCGCCGGTTGTGTACCCGAGCTGGCTTTAGGCTTAGGTATGGGTGTGAATGCGTTACGTCACTGCCGTCGCCGTAAAGCGCGTACGGTCTTCAGCGATCCACAGTTATCGGGATTGGAGAAACGTTTCGAAGCTCAACGGTATCTCTCGACGCCGGAACGTGTGGAGTTGGCAACCGCTTTAGGTCTGAGTGAGACACAGGTGAAGACATGGTTTCAGAATCGTCGTATGAAGCATAAGAAACAGCTGAGACGACGGGACAATACGAATG AACCCGTTGACTTTTCTCGTTCGGAaggcagcggcagcagcagcagtcacAGTGCAAAGAGCAGTAATAATGCGACGCTAACGAATGCCAGTAGCCACACcaccaacaataacaatcaCATGCAACAGAGTGGCAGCTCAAATAGTAGCAATAATGGTGCTGACAATATTAATGGCGTTGAAAAGGCATTTGCTGCGCAGGCTTATGCCCgcgaacagcaacagcaacaacaacgcgcaGCGCATCCACAACAAAGCATACTCCCACACGCGCAGACACTTCCAACACACTTGCAATTACGTGCTAACAGCAATACTTGTAATAATGGCAGCGACTCGCTGGATGATGGCACGCACTCCCAACTGCTGCATGGCGGCCACAATGTTGCGTCGCATCAGCAACATTTACAAATGTTGCGCAACATTTCGGGTGGTCAATTGGAGAATGCCATGGGCTTTCTGCAGCATGATTACTCCACGGACGATTATTCGGATGTGGATGATGACGAGGAGGAAGATGATGACGGGAGCGACGTGGATATTGTGGGCGATGCGAAACTCTATCACTTGACATAG